In Pseudomonas fluorescens NCIMB 11764, a single window of DNA contains:
- a CDS encoding dimethylamine monooxygenase subunit DmmA family protein translates to MLITGIKSRPVYDRLQPLPGGIRHIIAGQGSGGRAMLRLLEEMAGLDRPITLLYSLESFSGQDFLTQLQQHPEHPLHVHATNQSLIDALKTLLGEARMGTRLYLAGSESFLGSAMQVATHFDMNRDEVLREHSGTLVRRVWCVHCDTYTENVTQRVYDCPGCGLTLVVRDHYSRRLAAFQAVKADAEVPGELPEAEELDT, encoded by the coding sequence ATGTTGATCACCGGGATCAAAAGCCGACCGGTCTATGACCGGTTGCAACCGCTGCCGGGAGGTATCCGGCACATCATTGCCGGGCAAGGCAGCGGCGGTCGCGCCATGTTGCGCTTACTGGAAGAAATGGCTGGCCTGGACCGGCCGATTACCTTGCTCTACTCCCTGGAATCCTTTTCCGGCCAGGACTTCCTCACGCAGTTGCAGCAGCACCCCGAGCACCCGCTGCATGTGCATGCAACCAACCAATCGTTGATCGACGCGCTCAAAACCCTGCTCGGCGAAGCGCGCATGGGCACCCGCCTCTATCTCGCCGGTTCGGAAAGTTTCCTCGGCAGCGCCATGCAAGTGGCCACGCATTTCGACATGAACCGCGACGAAGTGCTGCGCGAGCACTCCGGCACGCTGGTTCGCCGCGTCTGGTGCGTGCATTGCGACACCTACACCGAAAACGTGACCCAACGCGTCTATGACTGCCCCGGCTGTGGCCTGACGCTGGTGGTGCGCGATCACTATTCCCGGCGGTTGGCGGCCTTTCAGGCGGTCAAGGCCGATGCTGAAGTCCCGGGTGAATTGCCCGAAGCCGAGGAGCTCGACACATGA
- a CDS encoding PDR/VanB family oxidoreductase, with product MSQNNGTLNLRVARIEAVTPEIKRFTLVSPTGAHLPAFSGGSHVVVLIAHQQNTLRNPYSLLSSPYDTSSYQIAVRRVDAGRGGSASLHDNVSEGDLIEVTPPVNLFPLIKQARLHLFIAGGVGITPVISQLEELRLSKVPFELHYAVRGAEHAQLGQELQATYGEQVHLYRKGIESRMEIGRVLADRPLGSHVYVCGPDSMIDATLACARDLGWTDSHVHFERFLEQSSGGEAFSFTLGRSGATIEVSPDQTMLEAVEAAGYSMPYLCRGGACGHCETAVLELDGELLHSDDWLSDEDKVGCKKIMPCVSRAKCNRLVIDL from the coding sequence ATGAGCCAGAACAATGGCACGTTGAACCTGCGCGTCGCCCGGATCGAAGCGGTGACCCCGGAAATCAAGCGCTTCACCCTGGTGTCGCCGACCGGCGCGCACTTGCCGGCCTTCTCCGGCGGCAGCCACGTCGTGGTGCTGATCGCCCATCAGCAGAACACCTTGCGCAACCCGTATTCGCTGCTGAGTTCGCCTTACGACACCAGCAGTTATCAGATTGCCGTGCGCCGGGTGGACGCCGGGCGCGGTGGCTCGGCGTCCCTGCATGACAACGTCAGTGAAGGTGATCTGATCGAGGTCACCCCGCCGGTCAACCTGTTCCCGCTGATCAAACAGGCACGCCTGCACCTGTTCATCGCCGGTGGCGTCGGCATCACGCCGGTGATTTCCCAGCTGGAAGAACTGCGCCTGAGCAAAGTGCCGTTCGAGCTGCATTACGCGGTGCGCGGTGCAGAACATGCGCAGCTCGGCCAGGAGTTGCAGGCCACTTACGGCGAGCAGGTTCACCTGTACCGCAAAGGCATTGAATCGCGCATGGAGATCGGCCGGGTGCTCGCCGACCGCCCGTTGGGCAGTCACGTCTATGTGTGCGGCCCGGACAGCATGATCGACGCCACGCTGGCCTGCGCCCGCGACCTTGGCTGGACTGACAGTCACGTGCACTTCGAACGTTTCCTCGAACAGAGCAGCGGCGGCGAAGCCTTCAGTTTCACCCTCGGCCGCAGCGGCGCAACGATTGAAGTCTCGCCCGACCAGACCATGCTCGAAGCGGTCGAAGCCGCCGGCTACAGCATGCCGTACCTGTGTCGCGGCGGAGCCTGCGGGCATTGCGAAACCGCAGTGCTGGAACTCGACGGCGAGCTGCTGCACAGCGATGACTGGCTGTCCGACGAAGACAAGGTCGGCTGCAAGAAAATCATGCCCTGCGTATCCCGCGCCAAGTGCAATCGCCTGGTCATCGACCTCTGA
- a CDS encoding heme-dependent oxidative N-demethylase family protein, producing the protein MNIQFNPDETYRDDYTFANSPETIARAPFPFPDDDYMYSMNLEPHVSVGDGAFRAAFDIDEHYISECRDRAITLEKDPGMHYVSAPHMMEAQWDLLELIMESYARDYPQYFSLAREGRQWHWTNRLLDIDDHFTFGDPATLPYEPMEYVTRQAQGDWVLQEERDGTLYWGAGIATQRADYSLRFNLGMSWEEFHGPVPLVKEIGMLDRALKFLLRLRTGHPVRRLNWSLTVNPRLEVSAESLPEWAPDRTIVTAENAGKLVYLRIELQPLHRLPRSNAIVFPIRTYLLSLEDIATNPAWARRMHRVLRDLNQQLVDYKGFSRYRDAAVEWLSQYDDETKA; encoded by the coding sequence ATGAATATCCAATTCAATCCCGACGAAACCTATCGCGACGACTACACCTTCGCCAACAGCCCGGAAACCATCGCCCGCGCGCCCTTCCCGTTCCCCGATGACGACTACATGTATTCGATGAACCTCGAACCGCATGTGTCGGTGGGCGACGGTGCGTTTCGCGCCGCATTCGATATCGACGAACACTACATCAGCGAATGCCGGGACCGCGCGATCACCCTTGAGAAAGATCCTGGCATGCACTACGTCTCGGCGCCGCACATGATGGAAGCGCAATGGGATTTGCTGGAGCTGATCATGGAGTCCTACGCCCGGGACTATCCGCAGTACTTCAGCCTGGCGCGTGAAGGTCGGCAGTGGCACTGGACCAACCGCCTGCTGGACATCGACGACCATTTCACCTTCGGCGACCCGGCCACCCTGCCCTACGAGCCGATGGAGTACGTGACCCGCCAGGCCCAGGGCGATTGGGTGTTGCAGGAAGAACGCGACGGCACGCTGTACTGGGGCGCGGGGATCGCCACCCAGCGCGCGGATTACTCGCTGCGTTTCAACCTCGGCATGAGCTGGGAGGAGTTCCACGGGCCGGTGCCGCTGGTCAAGGAAATCGGCATGCTCGACCGCGCCTTGAAGTTCCTGCTGCGCCTGCGCACTGGCCATCCGGTGCGTCGCCTGAACTGGTCGCTGACCGTTAACCCGCGCCTCGAAGTCTCGGCCGAAAGCCTGCCGGAATGGGCGCCGGACCGGACCATCGTCACCGCAGAAAACGCCGGCAAACTGGTTTACCTGCGCATCGAGTTGCAACCGCTGCATCGCCTGCCGCGCAGTAACGCCATCGTCTTTCCGATCCGCACGTACCTGCTCAGCCTCGAAGACATCGCGACCAACCCGGCGTGGGCCCGACGCATGCACCGGGTGCTGCGGGACTTGAATCAGCAATTGGTTGATTACAAGGGTTTCAGCCGTTATCGCGATGCTGCCGTTGAATGGCTGTCGCAGTACGACGACGAAACCAAAGCCTGA